The Zerene cesonia ecotype Mississippi chromosome 11, Zerene_cesonia_1.1, whole genome shotgun sequence sequence ACtatgcatattaataaaaccacGTGAGTAATTGTAATCGCATTATAATTCGATGAGTTTTcggataattataattcattgttAGAAACTAcacttttttgtaattacgTCAACCGTAGTTCCGTTCTAGCCAGCGATTACAACAATTACATCTGATTGTAACtaaaatacagttattataaagaatattcaTTCACTGtacttttcattatttaattacaataaaactgtAGTTAGCAATTGTAGTAACTTACTgaaatttcgtttattttattcaaattaggacaaatttattttgtgaccGTTGCCATggtaacaaaaaattgtaaacaacGTGAAGAAGGATCAAATACCGTTCAAAAAATCGAAGAATGTGTTCATGTTATGAGCAATGTGCAATAAATATGTCACATACCGGGGATAGGTATGTAGGTAACTGTCATGCAACAGGCATGATGCAACAGTAGGCATATTACATTGATTGCTGTGccaacaatattaaataactcgGTGTAAGTCATAGAAATTTCATCCACACAAAGTATTGCCCGTGCTTATGCACGCGTGCCATGTTGATCTAATTAAACCAatgaagatataatatatgtcgataaatataaaattgaccgcattaaaatttaaactacatGTTTCACACTCCGAAGAACTACATTTCCAATACTTAATCATGTTAACTATTCGATTGTATAATATCAGTATGTATTTAACAATgtgcatgtatgtttattcaaggggtattttcataaacaataatcTGACTTCGAACATAATTAGTGCTGATAAAGCGACCTTCGGGTTCACTGAACCCACATAAGGAAGcttaacatttacaatttcatgtaagctaatttaaatttcatatactttattttcagAATATCTTATTAAACAATACACCACTTTGAGGTTGTGACGATTACTTGGTAATATAAACAATCTTTAGCATAGAttcacttatattatttacgtcTTTATGTTAGTGGTTAATTGTTTTAGAATCTAGCCTTTCTGAATCACCTGAGCAAATTGTAGGTCTATCGCACTGAGCTGGATGGgaattttttaacttaaattttttatctaatttaacCGACCTGTTGTTTGTCTGCTTACAAACTACATATGACAATCCGATCCATTGAggattatatttctattctacAAGCGTTTTTTGCCATTTGTCTAATAcgtataatagtataaagaaataaataagttttctttCCTTAAACGGATACTAGTTGCGACATGTGTgataatcaaaaattaaaggCAGACTGGTTTATAGAGATATTCCTAAAATAACGAAAATCAATCTATCTAttcacatattaaaattttaacagttCCTACACTTGCCAGTGTAGCACTTGTTGTCACAGGTAACGAAGCGTAACGACATCGACATATGGTGAGTCGGTTGATACTCGAATAGTATATTACTGAGGGTTGCGGGGAATGTCATGAGATTAAGTTCgacaaaatgtattaaagcCTTTAGATATTTGGCAGAGAATTAATAATAGCTGAGCTTATTTTATAGGCCCATATTCGAGGACTAGGCGTATTAGGCCCTGCACTACGATTACTAATAGGTAGGGCACAagcatgtttgtttatttcatcatcatcatcatcatatatgttcccactgctgggacacaggcctcttatgagggttcaggccataatccaccacgctggccaagtgcgggttggcagatgtcacatgtcttcgaacttttgattcttggacacgcaggtttcctcacgatgttttccttcaccgttttaaggagtggtgatgttatccccatgcgcagataaattgaaaaatcaatttatttcctgcacgctcgcccggtctcgaactccgacttatcgattttgaagtccgaagttctcaccactgagccaccactgcttgtttatttataggttgtatattgtattatgtgtTTTGGCTATATCTTAACTGCTGGCTATAACAGGCTTCTTTATTACAAGTGTATGTTTTTCTTAGATCCATTCAGATAAATGAGGCAAAATGCTTCGTGTGTTTtccttatgaaatattatctacTCTTTAATAATGATTCTCGTTTtctacttttttatgtatcacTATATTATCCACATTAAATCGAAACATTATGATAATGGCATTTATCGCTCTAGCATTCTAacctaaaattaatacataatttattcttttgtaGCGTTCGAAACCTGTGTCTTGAATagtaatgttttgttaatagTGTGTAACACCGGATCTCGTACCTTTGTTGTAATATCAGTTCTGTAACTAGTTAACAGGCTGgtctattaatatattgatcATTCAAACATCTATCTAAATAAGGTGAAGCTTGGAACGGTTGCCGGcgttataaaactattttcttacatatattatagattGTCCTTGAAAATCTCCTAAAGAGACTACTTTTCCTTAAAAAACTACGAAGTGCCTGCAATTTTTTCCGTTGATGTCTGTCCATTGCTTGTTTGGTTGCTCTGCCCGTTgctgtaaaaaaaatctgctTCACTGTGAGATTTGTACAACTTTTATTGTGTGGTTAACTACagtaattttgtatacaatgaCCAGCATTAAGCCTGGCACTGTCGATCTAGACCAGAACGGTCAGAAGCATAACAGAAGAGACCtgagttttttataattttttattcatttttatatttattttataaatgttattctgACATTTTAAAccaaacttaatttatttgaaaagacCGGTATAGGTATATTACCTACgtacctttataatattaatgagacTACATCATTATTAATACCTCTGAATTCTAAAAGGCAATatgatactttattaaattttatgttgttgTATATGTTGGAGCCGAGCatgcttcggtacgaattgggccatctCGCACCGGGCaagtaccacaaccccacaAAAAAACCGTACATATAGTAgggtaatcgcttaccatgaggcgaaccacaagttcagttgcccgcttatggcataaaaaggtactatttcatattaattattatttaaaattagtaagCCAAGAAGTATGAAAAATCCATTAGTATTAGTGTGATCTCAAACCGTGTGtgagttcttttttttatatatatctatcacAAATACTAACAGGATTACATTGATGATGTGTGTAACAACGCTTGCCGTACGACTACAATATTGAAAACGTATTCTTATCGCAGTTGCTCGAAATACCAAACAAAACTCGTGAttggaattttaatttgaacagCGGCAGAGCACGCGCTGCGGCGCTGCCCACGCATCATCGAAGTTATTGTTTCTTTCTACAgttttgttacattttctaTCACTTCAACTATAATCCaatgacaaaataaacaaaaagtgaTGGATAGTTGTCCCAAGAtccacttttatttatttcttatatcatAACTGATATATCTATTTGACAATCTGATTCCATTTTGAACCAAAAACCTAAATCGTTTTCTAACCTGTCAGTACTGAACTACATCTAAATAGGACCACATGGAAGGcactaatttcaaatataaaacggAATAAAAATGCGCTCAGccagaaaaatttataaggtaccaaacaaaaaatacttaagaACTTTCTCGTTTTTTGGAGGCGGTTAATAGAAGCTGATCTCATAGATCGATTGCCAAGCAGTAAAGCTATTTTTAccatttatatagtttttaattacaacgCATCTGAAACTCATGTTCAAAACAACGGTCAGAGcaataggattttttttgtctGCCCCAACACAACGCGATGCTGGCTATGTTGGGTATATAGCCAGGAATATCTTGTTATCGTATTTCGAGATATATATAgccattaataattaacttttaatgtGTAATCACTAGTGTAGCTACTGTAAGTTAGCAAATTATGCAAGGTATAGCAAATGGGTGAAGTAGTTTAAGAGTACAGTTTTCTGTGTTCTTCTAAACATTCTTTCCAGATATGTAATATAAGTAGAAATAAGAAACAACTTCTAATTTTTACTCATCCGAGCTTCTAATCATTCTCTATCATTCTAGAAAGATTACAAAtcttacattattttctaattgaggtaaaaatgaataaatgacattaattgcttttaatatttattttttgaaataattcttCTCTACAGACATAGGTGAATGACCCGAGTTACAAATGTATAAACATGGAATGTGTAAGTACCTACTAACCGTGAGTATGTGACGAGCATACttacaataattcaataagATGGTTCTacatcatatataatttataacataatatggtCATCCAATAGAAttagaatttaatgaaatctcaTACAAATCACGACTtgataaatcttattttacagtatatacaaaacaagcagaaaaagtacataatatatctctatttacatgtataatgaTCTACTATTCACACATATATTAATCTAttctaaaaattatcttaacagtgcatttatgtattgttaaattaGACCATTATCGTGTTTCCGATAATGCTCTCTTTGTCAAGCAGTTCAGAATATCCCGATTCGTCGCTGCAAGCGCTGTCATTATCGCCGACTGTTTTGAATACATCGGTTTCAGTGCTTGAGTGCAAGCTCTCGACATCTGTTAGATTGTCGATGAGCGACTCAAATTTGCCTTCGAGATTCGTCATGTTGGAATCTCCACGCAGCAGTGGGTATGTGGAGCGTCGTCGAAAACCATTCCTCTCTCCTATCGGTACGTGGTTCACCTCATCTGAGATAACCTCGCTTCCTTCCTTTAATGGTGCGCGGAAGCTCCTGCTACTGCCACGTATGGTTCCAAAGCGAACGCTGTCAAACGCTGCCGCTCGTTCCTCGTCGCTGTCCTCCTTGTGCTCTTCGTGGAACTGTGGCAGCGAGATGGGCTCAGCGTCCGATGACGTCACCGTACTGGCAGTCTCACATCCTGAAGAAACTGAACCGTCGTCGCTGTCCGTGACGAGGTAGTTACCTTGTAGCAATTCCTTTCTGTCGCACATCGTGCTCAATTCACCCATTTCCGCTATCGATTCTAGTGGCTTTATCATTTTGTCGGTTTCATTTTGACTAGGTTCCTCGGTTTCTGTTTTGTAAGTTGTCTCGCGTACGAGAAGGTGTATTATGTCATCAGTAGAATCAGAGCTTTCAGATTCAGAACGGATCCGCTTGACGACGTTCTCTGGGCATGATAATTTGCGAGGTGATTTAACATCTTGTCGCCGCCTGTCCAGAGTTTGTGTGCCATAATCATCATCGACAGTTTTCTTTGCGTTCATCTCAGCTTCTTCTTCGTCTTCTTCAGAGCAAAGTTCCTCAATAGCACCAAGTTTTGGAGCTGATTTGGAACGCTCCAAGGGTGGTCTATAATTGAGTGCGCCTACACTGAGCATTATCTTTCTACGGGGCATACTGGGGTTCTCATAGATGCTATTCGCAAGGCTGAGCCTAGCGTTCTGTTTGCAGATACGATCCTTCTTAAATTCGACTAGGGCCTGTTTTAACTTAACTTGTAATTCTTCAGAGATTTTCTTTGAAATGGATTCTTTGGTGCATAGAACGGCGTGGCAACGGAGTTCGTGTTTCAGTTTCTTTCCTTCATGGCGGTAGACCCAGCAGAAGAGTTTGGGATAGTGGGGTGGGCTCGAGCAGTAGGTGATGCGGTGGGACCAGTACTCTGTGAGCCCGTGTTCTTTGGTGAAGCCTTTGAGGCCGGAGTTGGTGACGGAGAGCTTCATGACCACGTCGGGTTTCGTGGATTGTTGATAGTTGCGCCATAGAGTAGCGAGCGGCTTCTCTATGCAACCTTCACCTGAAAAGATAGAAAAggcattgtattataaatatatttgagaaCGGAACtggtaatgtatttttatttattaataaagaggATTAGCTTAGCCTAGCAACAATTGCCAAGCGTTTTATTTCaacgtattttgttttttttttattagtattatacataGCTACAAGAACTAGacttaattcaataaaatttgactttttacatttaagtTTCGCATAAAAGCTCTTAGACACCAgtactttttaaatgatatctCAAATCCGTTGAATTGTTTATCTATACATTCGGATAATATTTAGGCCAAGCGTGGGTGCGACCCACGTGATTGTCGCCAGGTATCATTGCTTCGATATCAATCAGTTTGTAATGTCGAGGTGATCATGTACTTCATAAGGAACGCGTGCGCATTGTAAAAAGGACATCGCTATTTAAGGTTAAACTCTTAAAGCCAGAGAGTCGATAGCTattgtctatttatataatgcttaAGTTCAGTATAGATCACTGGAATACCTTGACTTTGCTcgtaatgaaaaatgtttaaacaatatacaCGCTGtgtgcatttattataaaatgtctaAAAGCgacattattgatttttttttataaaaaaaagaaattcgtgtatagaaattaaaattttaaataatcagtCTTAAATAGAGTTCtcgaattaaaaacaatttttaacacgtttttattagcttcagcCATAGATTTGTATATGTACCGATTCCTttaaactcgattttgacccactttaacgGACAGAGTTAgtaaaactttgtacacttattaaggATTGGTGACATTACAACGATTTCATggttttatcttattatcctgattaggatcgccgggattaaataatttaagcgtgtttttcaaattatatttataacgtcttctaatttttctatataattaaagaagatatttacttaaaatatctcACCATTTCATTTTAACCGACTGATTCTCAAAAACGACAGAGGCTCTCATAAATCGCTGTGTGGCTTTTTACATGAAACTCGAATTTACCGTCATAGGGTCATATTAGACCacatagaattaaaattatacacccGTCCTTGAAGAGGTCATGAACCCGTGACCCCTAACACCCCAAGACTTACGTCTTCCGTCTGGCCATAGGGGGGAAACGAACCATaactatgttaaatattaaactttactattttagatttaattttaacaatttacataCAGCTACCTTGTTATtacgcttttattaaattatttcgttttgaagtaatatgaaagaaaacGAAACTATGAATTGTAAAAAAGCTGGCCATTAAGGAAAATAAACCAGGTTTAAATCCGTTACGCGTATATACAGCTAGATTTATTTACTGAACCATTATTGATTTTAGTAAATCGCATTGAAactgtttctttttgtatgtttaaaagcagttatatttttttcttagattaataaaaacaaaccagTTTGTCGAATCCTGATACCATCAGATTACTgttagaaaataatgaaaccaTAATACTGTCATTAAACTATCGCTATGTATAACTGTTTGACGGAATACCTGTAACggattaaattacaattggtGTTCATAATGTAATTTCTAGATATACATTCACCTAGGTATACTAAATAGAGAAATGTTTGGTAGTGATGTAAATATCGTAACTGCACCTCGTTTCTGgatattttgtgttatctATAGACACAAGAATAGTcagtgtttgattttatacaatactagctgcgccccgcggctttCCACGCGCTAtgttcggagtagtttaatagatgttattatatgtatgtaaatgtatacaccttcctcttgaatcaccatatcaattaaaaaaaactaatcaaaatcctttgcgtagttttaaagatttaagcatactcgtacatagggacataggtaGACAGAGAAggcgactttattttatgatatgtatacgaaaatattgtataacttTTCAGTTCGCTTTTCTTCAATATCCCTAACGATCCTACCAAGCCTTTCTAATTCGTCTCAACTGAGATTCGAACTCACACCACCAGATTATAACACCAGTAACCACTACGCTGAGAatccattattataaatctgacatattcaatttgtttaatcAGAATGAATGAttacgatttattatttaacacggAGCTACGACCACTCGGCTATGCATAtcattaaagtattattattgtcaAACATAACGGAACTTACTGCTTCCTTGATAAATTggttagtaaataaaatatatataaacataaatttatattgaatttacatGTACTGGgcgtcgagcatgcttcggaaTGAATAGGGCCAGCTACCGGGGAAGGCAACACACCCCCAGGGGAtaggcgtgaaatagcatggtgctactgtgtttcgtagaGCGAGTGGGGGAACAGGAGGCCCATATTAACCTTATTACTACTTATTATCTTTCTTCGCTTCACTAATCCATTCCGTTATCTTTAACTTTTAGTCTCCTGTAAATGTTCACTGGCgctggtagcgcttaccaacAGGCGCCCTACCAGATCTTTTGTCGACTACACCAAAACATGTTAAATCCTGTGAATATGGTATGGAACAGATGCTTTAACATCTGTTACATTGATAACCCTTTACGATATGTAGATTTTACTTATTAGTATCTTTCTTAGTTACTGTTTAAGTTTCTGATTTTAGAAGCCGATTGTTCTTAAAATATGCTTCTTGGATTTATCAACCTGTTTCAGTATTTGTACAGATTAATAGAAAACCATAggtataaaaacatgttataaGACATTCATATggatattattgtatgaacGATTCCGCGAATTTTGTCGTCGTATAATGAACTTTTTACcgacaataaatttaactaattcGTATTAGAGtgctaattatttaatatgcgaGGTTTTTATTGTGTAACTTGTTagcaaatgaaataatatatgaataaatcatgTGTTAAGTGCGTTGAAGCCTTTGATTTAAAACTGGTTGtagaatttgaataaatacttgaatatttatattaatttaataatgtaggcatatataccaataaaacaataagtacATACCAACATCAAGATGATTTATAAGTTTTGCTAGGTTTCCGAGATGAAGATGAGAAATAGGCATGTcgagttaaaaaatacatattataaatcgtGTTCACAGgcttcaattaattatttaacaagattatatgtttaaatgataGATTATCTTTCGATTCGATAActgttcttttatttcatcttaatatataaaaatccagtatcatgatgtatgttcccaatgaactcttcaccaactcaactgatttttatgaaatttggcattttatgtgtaattttgtccaacttaagatataagatagtttttatttcgattaattatcccaataatttataatcttctttttaattattactcagctacagcaacgcgtggccgggtatgctagttagtaataaaaaataagagacGAGGATCGATGCTgtcagtttttattaaaaactattttgttttaaaacgattgcggtttttttttatgtcgatTTTCAGTAAAGGTTTTTGtctaactatttttaattggcGTACACTTCAGTGACtagtacaaaattataatgacagctgcaatatatttttatgtatgaatgtatcctatcctactaatgtcataaatgcgaaagtgtgtaaggatgtgtgtgtgtttgtttatctttcacgtaaaaactactgaatcgattgcaatgaaatttggttcgtagacagctggacaactggtataacatataagcaacttttatcccgggatacggactaatgCGGGTGCAagcgcggggtgcagctagtgtataaaaaatatttttaaattttcaaccgatACAATTTGCAAAAAATTTACGCGGCACAACCCTACGTTTTTCATCATGATTTGAACCTATGCTATAGATTAGTTCATACAAAGTCTTTATATCGGACcgtgaaaatataacaaacagatGGCTAGAGAAATGgaggtaattataatattacaatgaatTCTGCCTTGTTTGTTGTAGGAACGGAATATTTATTCGATGGATAGTTGTTTATTCTATAGAAACATTTTGCTCAATTTTTctgagtaaaattataaatattaacgcAACATAAGGAAGACGTCTCATGTACATCTCACGAGTCATTTAGCAGATGTAACAATGGCTAGGGCTGCCAAAAATTATAtcgtgattttattttttctataaaatctataaaatcacAATATATACGATAACGTACAATacgaaacatatttattatgattttgtatttttaaaattacttgttcgcaaattattttttgtcagaTATGTAAAAGTAGATGAAAGTTTTAAtgttactaaaaattaatcattcgCAATTAATATTCACTCTAATatcctataatataataactaaaagacaagataaaaataagcaaataactaatatatcgCAGCCCTAGCTATGACCGTTACCTTACATAAGGCAGTGGCCATAGTGACGTAACAGTTTGTGTTCTTGCTAACTTGATGCTAATGTTTACGGAATTCGTAATGTCTTTTCAGTTCTAGTGATAACTTAGTGCTTCGCAGTTAATACCTAGAGCTATCAGCTCGAACCTATCTTAAGGTTAAATTACAATCTAAGGGTATAGTATCAAATCATGaattaagcaaataaatacaaaaaactcaACGTGATAATCGAAATATAGCTCTAAGGTGTTAGACATAAAGTAAccataatcaaaaatatttacatttcttttattcttatagACTGATGAGGAAGTAGGGTATTGGAGGTCAGAACTAATTGATACGGCCGGTTcattaataaagtaaactaATTATTCGTaactaaaagttttatatacggaggcatctatactaataatgtaaagctgaggagtttgtttgaacgcgctaatctcaggaactactggtttaAACTGAAATTTTGGCTATGGATATGGCGATGCTAAGGtatagcacagataatataatattagatatgaGGACTATAACATCATACGCCATGagacgtgggtgaaaccgaggGTAATGACTacttcaatcctttcttttaaCTGTTCCCCT is a genomic window containing:
- the LOC119830568 gene encoding uncharacterized protein LOC119830568; translated protein: MALGALSENERHCLDAKSQERQDVEKPTADIKSNGLRVRFLDEEGKTERTVDADEVDSAVARVKKIHILKNRSSSETSILLRNTSLIKRRSTERRYSDGNSDNLNNNSLRENLNGKCEIEKTEDSTKESHFRRNSNVYSVNQAKTLTPERKRIPLTIPRLISHREHVKSILPAEVCLADVGTGKDFTARAIGKLSRGLGRLLRRTNSVRISEPDPVYKVAYLGNVLTGWARGEGCIEKPLATLWRNYQQSTKPDVVMKLSVTNSGLKGFTKEHGLTEYWSHRITYCSSPPHYPKLFCWVYRHEGKKLKHELRCHAVLCTKESISKKISEELQVKLKQALVEFKKDRICKQNARLSLANSIYENPSMPRRKIMLSVGALNYRPPLERSKSAPKLGAIEELCSEEDEEEAEMNAKKTVDDDYGTQTLDRRRQDVKSPRKLSCPENVVKRIRSESESSDSTDDIIHLLVRETTYKTETEEPSQNETDKMIKPLESIAEMGELSTMCDRKELLQGNYLVTDSDDGSVSSGCETASTVTSSDAEPISLPQFHEEHKEDSDEERAAAFDSVRFGTIRGSSRSFRAPLKEGSEVISDEVNHVPIGERNGFRRRSTYPLLRGDSNMTNLEGKFESLIDNLTDVESLHSSTETDVFKTVGDNDSACSDESGYSELLDKESIIGNTIMV